A single Lolium perenne isolate Kyuss_39 chromosome 6, Kyuss_2.0, whole genome shotgun sequence DNA region contains:
- the LOC127334531 gene encoding uncharacterized protein isoform X3, producing MTVSASLPADDAATCSTFRHSRISMKPYPEGGYYSETFCASCLSEIKMVDFSKPVGWIHISLSGTDTRVRQHLHKGLTRPS from the exons ATGACTGTCAGCGCCTCTTTGCCTGCTGATGATGCTGCCACATGCTCAACTTTCCGGCATTCCAG GATCAGTATGAAGCCGTACCCGGAAGGCGGCTACTACTCTGAGACCTTCTGCGCCTCCTGCCTTAGT GAAATTAAAATGGTCGACTTTTCGAAGCCAGTGGGATGGATTCACATATCATTATCTGGCACTGATACCCG TGTCAGGCAGCACTTGCACAAGGGCTTGACAAGGCCAAGCTGA
- the LOC127334531 gene encoding uncharacterized protein isoform X1, which produces MVFSTSYTIEIVCGEFFSAEKEKLKTVKAKICAPVFFAEKDKLYYRDSQNELGFLILRQSIRKISMKPYPEGGYYSETFCASCLSEIKMVDFSKPVGWIHISLSGTDTRVRQHLHKGLTRPS; this is translated from the exons ATGGTTTTCTCTACAAGCTATACTATAGAGATAGTGTGCGGTGAATTTTTCTCTGCTGAAAAGGAGAAGCTGAAAACTGTGAAGGCAAAGATATGTGCTCCAGTTTTCTTTGCTGAAAAGGACAAGCTATACTATAGAGATAGTCAAAACGAGCTGGGCTTTCTAATCTTGAGGCAGAGTATCCGGAA GATCAGTATGAAGCCGTACCCGGAAGGCGGCTACTACTCTGAGACCTTCTGCGCCTCCTGCCTTAGT GAAATTAAAATGGTCGACTTTTCGAAGCCAGTGGGATGGATTCACATATCATTATCTGGCACTGATACCCG TGTCAGGCAGCACTTGCACAAGGGCTTGACAAGGCCAAGCTGA
- the LOC127334531 gene encoding uncharacterized protein isoform X2 gives MVFSTSYTIEIVCGEFFSAEKEKLKTVKAKICAPVFFAEKDKLYYRDSQNELGFLILRQSIRKISMKPYPEGGYYSETFCASCLSEIKMVDFSKPVGWIHISLSGTDTRLSYSSNPA, from the exons ATGGTTTTCTCTACAAGCTATACTATAGAGATAGTGTGCGGTGAATTTTTCTCTGCTGAAAAGGAGAAGCTGAAAACTGTGAAGGCAAAGATATGTGCTCCAGTTTTCTTTGCTGAAAAGGACAAGCTATACTATAGAGATAGTCAAAACGAGCTGGGCTTTCTAATCTTGAGGCAGAGTATCCGGAA GATCAGTATGAAGCCGTACCCGGAAGGCGGCTACTACTCTGAGACCTTCTGCGCCTCCTGCCTTAGT GAAATTAAAATGGTCGACTTTTCGAAGCCAGTGGGATGGATTCACATATCATTATCTGGCACTGATACCCG ATTATCATATTCGAGCAACCCAGCATGA